The following are encoded together in the Pedobacter sp. D749 genome:
- the kduI gene encoding 5-dehydro-4-deoxy-D-glucuronate isomerase, producing MNKFESRYAQSPKEVKQMDTAALRENFLIENVFEANQVNLTLSHFDRYIVGGAMPVDQKIALPNPDDLKATYFLERRELGIINVGGKAIVTADGEKYELDYKEALYIGKGTKEVFFESATPGEAAKLYINSAPAHHTYPTKKVSKAEAEIVELGTPETANHRIINKLLVNSVLPTCQLQMGMTELKSGSVWNTMPAHTHDRRMEAYFYFEVPKGQSVCHFMGQPQETRHIWMQNDQAVISPNWSIHSGAGTSNYTFIWGMAGENLDYGDMDHCAINELK from the coding sequence ATGAATAAATTCGAAAGCCGTTACGCTCAAAGCCCTAAAGAAGTTAAACAAATGGATACCGCAGCTTTGCGGGAAAATTTCTTAATTGAAAACGTATTTGAGGCCAACCAGGTAAACCTAACCTTATCTCATTTTGACAGGTATATTGTTGGTGGTGCAATGCCTGTTGATCAGAAAATAGCACTTCCAAACCCTGATGATTTAAAAGCAACTTACTTTTTGGAACGTAGGGAACTGGGGATTATTAATGTTGGCGGAAAAGCTATTGTTACTGCTGATGGCGAAAAATACGAACTGGATTATAAAGAAGCTTTATACATTGGTAAAGGTACAAAAGAAGTGTTTTTTGAATCTGCCACACCAGGTGAGGCCGCTAAATTATACATCAATTCTGCTCCTGCACATCATACTTACCCTACTAAAAAGGTAAGCAAAGCCGAAGCGGAGATTGTAGAGTTGGGTACGCCAGAAACTGCTAACCACAGGATCATCAATAAATTATTGGTGAACAGCGTTTTGCCAACCTGCCAGTTACAAATGGGTATGACCGAGTTAAAATCGGGCAGTGTTTGGAATACCATGCCTGCACATACGCACGATAGAAGGATGGAAGCCTATTTCTATTTCGAAGTTCCAAAAGGGCAGAGTGTTTGCCACTTTATGGGCCAGCCGCAAGAAACTCGTCACATCTGGATGCAGAACGATCAGGCGGTAATTTCGCCAAACTGGTCTATCCATTCCGGAGCAGGTACAAGCAACTATACTTTTATCTGGGGAATGGCCGGCGAAAACTTAGATTATGGTGATATGGATCACTGTGCCATTAACGAATTGAAATAA
- a CDS encoding SDR family NAD(P)-dependent oxidoreductase produces MSDIFNLAGKTALVTGCKRGIGKAMALALAEAGADIIGVSASLELQDSTVEKEILALGRKFYAYQCDFAKREKTLAFAAQVKADHPVIDILVNNAGTILRQPIAEHSDEYWDEVIAVNQTAPFILTREIGREMIARGSGKVIFTASLLSFQGGITVPGYAASKGAIASLTKAFANEWASKGVNVNAIAPGYIATDNTSALREDQDRSTSILSRIPAGRWGTPEDFKGPTIFLASQASDYVHGTILTVDGGWMGR; encoded by the coding sequence ATGTCTGACATATTTAATTTAGCAGGTAAAACTGCATTAGTTACCGGCTGTAAAAGAGGAATAGGGAAAGCTATGGCTTTAGCTTTGGCCGAAGCAGGTGCCGATATTATCGGTGTTTCTGCAAGTCTCGAACTTCAGGACAGTACTGTTGAAAAAGAAATTTTAGCACTGGGTAGAAAATTTTATGCTTACCAGTGCGATTTTGCTAAACGCGAAAAGACCCTGGCTTTTGCGGCTCAGGTAAAAGCAGATCATCCTGTTATCGATATTTTGGTAAATAACGCCGGAACGATTTTGCGTCAGCCAATTGCCGAACATTCTGATGAATACTGGGATGAAGTAATTGCGGTAAACCAAACAGCACCTTTTATTTTAACACGCGAAATTGGCAGGGAGATGATTGCCAGAGGCAGCGGAAAAGTAATTTTCACGGCATCATTACTGTCATTCCAGGGTGGTATTACCGTTCCTGGTTATGCCGCCAGTAAAGGTGCAATTGCTTCTTTAACCAAGGCTTTTGCAAATGAATGGGCCTCAAAGGGTGTAAATGTAAATGCGATAGCACCCGGGTATATCGCAACTGATAATACTTCTGCTTTACGCGAAGATCAGGATAGAAGCACTTCTATTTTATCGCGCATCCCTGCCGGAAGATGGGGAACGCCAGAAGATTTTAAAGGACCAACAATATTCCTGGCCTCACAGGCAAGCGATTATGTGCATGGAACAATTTTGACCGTTGATGGCGGTTGGATGGGACGATAA
- a CDS encoding carbonic anhydrase, translated as MNVEDVFKNNEKWIADKLAINPDYFTELSKGQSPEFLYIGCSDSRVTAEDLMGIQPGQAFVHRNVANLVNNVDLNVMTVLNYAVRHLKVNHIVVCGHYNCGGVKAAMQPADMGILNPWLRNIRDVYRIHKDELNAIEDEGARYNRLVELNVQEQCVNLLKTAAVQEAITNRGITVHGWVFDIHTGKLIDLKIDFEAILKDIKEIYNLY; from the coding sequence ATGAATGTAGAAGACGTTTTTAAGAACAACGAAAAATGGATCGCCGATAAACTGGCTATCAATCCTGATTACTTTACTGAACTATCAAAAGGACAGAGCCCCGAGTTTTTATATATCGGATGTTCAGATAGCCGTGTTACAGCAGAAGATTTAATGGGCATACAACCTGGTCAGGCTTTTGTACACCGGAATGTAGCCAACCTGGTAAACAACGTAGATTTAAACGTAATGACGGTTCTAAACTATGCTGTGCGCCATTTGAAAGTGAACCATATTGTGGTTTGTGGTCACTACAACTGCGGGGGTGTTAAAGCGGCAATGCAACCCGCCGATATGGGCATACTCAATCCATGGTTAAGGAATATCCGCGACGTTTACCGCATCCATAAAGATGAGTTAAATGCCATTGAGGATGAGGGTGCACGTTACAACAGACTGGTGGAGCTGAATGTTCAGGAACAATGCGTGAACCTGTTAAAAACCGCGGCAGTGCAGGAAGCAATTACCAACCGTGGGATAACGGTACATGGCTGGGTTTTCGATATCCATACAGGTAAATTAATCGACCTTAAAATCGATTTCGAAGCCATTTTGAAGGATATTAAGGAGATTTATAACTTATATTAA
- a CDS encoding Crp/Fnr family transcriptional regulator, which yields MLRTNLTFLSFIEHFCAENKEEAITLKNFKAGYRFIEQGEQISNIYIIKDGISKCFISEENGKDFIIEFLGKGEVVGELEAIKKINCLCNVAAISEVTAYVIPDHLFLSLINKSSEFTTILLQELSTRIIQTSTRASFQQLYTLEYALLKLLKLQADEHISISKEDMAAYLGISVRSFNRSLKQVIAKGGFDTPEFKNILQLTSMKKLLERLR from the coding sequence ATGCTACGTACCAACCTTACTTTCCTGTCATTTATTGAACATTTTTGCGCCGAAAATAAAGAAGAGGCCATTACGCTTAAAAACTTTAAAGCAGGGTATAGATTTATTGAGCAGGGCGAACAAATCAGCAACATTTACATTATTAAAGATGGGATTAGCAAATGTTTTATTTCTGAAGAAAACGGTAAAGATTTTATTATCGAATTTTTAGGTAAGGGCGAAGTAGTTGGCGAATTAGAAGCTATAAAAAAGATCAATTGTTTGTGCAATGTAGCGGCAATAAGTGAGGTTACTGCCTATGTGATACCTGATCATCTTTTCCTTTCGTTGATTAATAAAAGTAGTGAGTTTACTACCATCTTACTCCAGGAATTGTCTACCAGAATTATCCAGACCAGTACACGGGCATCCTTCCAACAATTATATACTTTAGAATATGCCCTTTTAAAATTGCTTAAATTACAGGCTGATGAGCATATTTCCATCTCTAAGGAAGACATGGCGGCCTACCTGGGTATCTCTGTAAGAAGCTTTAACAGAAGCCTGAAACAGGTAATCGCTAAGGGTGGTTTTGACACACCTGAATTTAAAAACATCCTGCAGCTAACAAGTATGAAAAAACTGCTGGAAAGATTAAGATAA
- a CDS encoding HAD family hydrolase codes for MKNQITVIAFDADDTLWVNEPYFRETEEQFAGLLEDFMPRHSILAELYKTEIANLPLYGYGIKGFVLSMIETVLRITAGKIDPVVISRAIELGQEMLNKPVELLDGVEDVLKALHGKYKLVVATKGDLLDQQRKLTKSGLDHYFHHIEIMSDKQESDYQKLLKHLDCKPEEFLMLGNSLKSDVLPVLNIGGHAIHIPFHTTWVHEHIDHTIDHINFYQMESLSDVLPKLIE; via the coding sequence ATGAAAAATCAAATTACTGTAATTGCTTTTGATGCTGATGATACCCTTTGGGTAAATGAACCCTATTTCCGCGAAACGGAAGAGCAGTTTGCAGGTCTTTTGGAAGATTTTATGCCCCGGCACAGCATTCTGGCAGAACTTTACAAAACAGAAATAGCCAATTTACCACTTTATGGTTATGGAATTAAAGGTTTTGTATTGAGCATGATCGAAACCGTTTTAAGGATAACAGCAGGTAAAATAGACCCTGTTGTGATTAGCAGAGCCATAGAACTGGGGCAGGAAATGCTCAATAAACCGGTAGAATTGCTTGATGGGGTAGAAGATGTACTGAAAGCCCTGCATGGAAAATATAAACTGGTAGTGGCTACCAAAGGCGATTTGCTTGATCAGCAACGAAAATTGACCAAATCAGGACTGGATCATTATTTTCACCATATCGAAATTATGAGTGATAAACAGGAAAGCGATTATCAAAAACTGCTCAAACACCTGGATTGTAAACCTGAAGAATTTTTAATGTTGGGCAATTCCTTAAAATCGGATGTTTTACCGGTACTAAATATTGGCGGACATGCCATTCACATCCCTTTTCACACTACATGGGTGCATGAACACATTGATCATACCATTGATCATATAAATTTTTACCAGATGGAAAGTCTATCTGATGTTTTACCAAAATTAATTGAATGA
- a CDS encoding chloramphenicol acetyltransferase, which translates to MKEKIDINTWIRKDHFKFFSAFEEPFFGVTVEVDCTATYEEAKENNVSFFLLYLHKSLVAANQVEPFSYRIIDGEVWKYDTVNAAATINRPNGTFGFGYMDFYEDFEDFRTAANQEIEKVQASTGLIPSSSGENVIHYSALPWLNFTSLSHARNYAYQDSCPKISFGKLRDENERKIMSVSIHVNHALMDGFNVAQFVDCYQALLNRKEVNAYG; encoded by the coding sequence ATGAAAGAAAAAATAGATATCAATACCTGGATCAGAAAAGATCATTTTAAATTTTTTAGCGCCTTTGAAGAACCTTTTTTCGGCGTAACCGTAGAGGTAGATTGTACCGCTACCTACGAAGAAGCAAAAGAAAATAATGTTTCTTTTTTTCTTCTTTACCTGCACAAATCGCTGGTAGCCGCCAATCAGGTAGAGCCTTTTAGCTACCGCATTATAGATGGTGAAGTTTGGAAATACGATACCGTAAATGCTGCGGCTACCATTAACCGGCCAAACGGCACTTTTGGGTTTGGTTATATGGATTTCTATGAGGATTTTGAAGATTTCAGAACAGCAGCCAATCAGGAGATTGAAAAAGTACAGGCCAGCACTGGTTTAATCCCTTCCTCATCAGGCGAAAATGTAATCCATTATTCTGCACTGCCCTGGTTAAATTTTACTTCTTTATCGCATGCCCGAAATTATGCTTACCAGGATAGCTGTCCTAAAATATCTTTTGGCAAGCTTAGAGATGAAAATGAAAGAAAAATAATGTCGGTTTCTATACATGTAAACCATGCTTTGATGGATGGATTTAACGTTGCCCAGTTTGTAGACTGCTATCAGGCGCTGTTAAACCGCAAAGAAGTTAATGCGTATGGCTAA
- a CDS encoding lysozyme inhibitor LprI family protein gives MKHLYQSPIFLLAFVVMTMLFSGSTFAQSQTAMNMNAYSDYKKADAELNGVYQKILKSYFRETTFIKKFRNAQRLWIQLRDAELAAKYPKSGTYGSVAPMCESIYLETLTRDRIKFLDVWVTGIEEGEVCLGSVRMKS, from the coding sequence ATGAAACACCTGTACCAATCCCCGATTTTCCTGTTGGCTTTTGTCGTTATGACTATGCTCTTTAGCGGTTCGACTTTTGCACAGTCACAAACTGCCATGAATATGAATGCCTATTCTGACTATAAAAAGGCAGATGCGGAACTAAATGGCGTGTACCAAAAGATCCTGAAAAGCTATTTCAGGGAAACTACTTTCATTAAAAAATTCAGGAATGCACAACGGCTCTGGATTCAGCTTCGTGATGCAGAACTGGCCGCTAAATACCCCAAGAGCGGAACCTATGGTTCGGTGGCACCCATGTGCGAATCAATATACCTGGAAACGCTGACCAGAGACCGGATTAAATTTTTAGATGTATGGGTTACGGGAATCGAAGAAGGTGAAGTTTGCCTGGGCTCCGTCAGGATGAAATCTTAA
- a CDS encoding carboxypeptidase regulatory-like domain-containing protein → MNNSALNPLKKPTSGFLKTALTLVMLVFICLQSCKKEKEKITSTGLITGTVLSKNGLPLSGVKISLDNEQRTYVFSDGEGKYTFDRIPVGGYSILAAKEKYLSESKRTTVTQDGTTKLDFHLEVGEATLEIEKDSYQLPYTKTSNLIKIKSNTAWMVTLSTDWLDVDNPIGLGDKGIYVVAEENQADTARTATLTLTAGMAVKVITIIQYPKIKLLSVSMTHPITDTVILTFSAPVSEVQITSKYDLCLSDLAYNRTPMSKEVRFKYSCGRLGQSYPFQVTFKDKIASYTENFNVDFFSKRIAYPAVWSESTPTYFVSDDNKTVWFSIFDTQIVQKIDMETFTVIKNYPVDFKVRKLVYNPYNKLIYLLTNTPDIYVMDPDDGSIVKQIKLEVLDGDNNTYPTIYPQALAFTSSGIGAMVCGARVSSATSWKMIDSRKNDLVYYHKQKDKNYEYGKIEVNYDRTKLIIKAYFSNITFSIDPVQDVIRDITIPVNGSLGGVVPNKKNNNLYMIQTYEQYIHNPANNYLSKITYLAHGNAGDFSYRSGEEEIIYAFDTDNWLQILDYKNGKTLLTFPTINELYYGKPISTTNGRYLVNFGNFTLFRFDTELFTVKGQINKTAVKTAFVK, encoded by the coding sequence ATGAATAATTCCGCTCTCAACCCTTTAAAAAAACCTACATCCGGATTTTTAAAAACCGCACTGACCTTGGTTATGCTGGTCTTTATCTGCCTGCAATCCTGTAAAAAGGAAAAAGAAAAGATCACCTCAACCGGCCTTATCACAGGCACTGTCTTAAGCAAGAACGGACTGCCGCTTTCCGGCGTAAAAATTTCCCTGGACAACGAACAGAGAACTTACGTGTTCAGCGACGGTGAAGGAAAATACACATTTGACCGCATTCCAGTTGGCGGTTACAGCATACTGGCAGCCAAGGAAAAATACCTTTCGGAAAGTAAAAGAACTACTGTAACCCAGGATGGTACCACAAAACTGGACTTTCACCTGGAAGTCGGTGAAGCAACTCTGGAAATCGAAAAGGACAGTTATCAGCTACCTTATACCAAGACTTCGAATCTCATTAAAATAAAGTCCAATACCGCCTGGATGGTAACACTTTCTACCGATTGGCTAGACGTTGACAACCCGATAGGACTGGGCGACAAGGGCATCTATGTTGTTGCGGAAGAGAACCAGGCGGATACTGCAAGGACCGCGACCCTGACACTAACGGCAGGTATGGCCGTCAAGGTTATCACGATCATCCAGTACCCCAAAATCAAGCTATTAAGTGTATCGATGACCCATCCCATTACCGATACGGTTATCTTGACCTTCAGTGCACCAGTGAGTGAAGTGCAGATCACCTCCAAATATGATCTTTGTTTAAGCGACCTCGCCTACAACAGAACACCTATGAGCAAAGAAGTACGCTTCAAATATAGCTGTGGCAGATTAGGCCAGTCCTACCCTTTCCAGGTTACCTTTAAGGATAAGATTGCTAGCTATACCGAAAACTTTAATGTGGATTTTTTCTCTAAACGGATTGCCTATCCTGCGGTCTGGAGCGAGAGCACGCCGACATACTTTGTAAGCGATGATAATAAAACAGTCTGGTTTTCTATTTTCGATACGCAGATAGTCCAAAAAATTGATATGGAAACTTTTACCGTCATTAAAAATTACCCGGTCGATTTCAAGGTCAGAAAACTGGTCTATAACCCTTACAACAAACTGATTTACCTATTAACGAATACTCCGGACATATATGTGATGGATCCCGATGACGGTTCAATTGTCAAACAGATTAAACTAGAAGTGCTGGACGGGGACAATAACACCTACCCGACCATATATCCGCAGGCTCTTGCTTTTACCAGCTCCGGCATCGGAGCAATGGTCTGCGGCGCGAGGGTGAGCAGTGCCACCAGTTGGAAGATGATAGACAGCCGAAAAAACGACCTGGTTTATTACCATAAGCAAAAGGATAAAAACTATGAATATGGAAAGATAGAAGTCAATTATGACCGAACCAAACTGATTATCAAAGCTTATTTCAGTAATATCACTTTCAGTATAGACCCTGTCCAGGACGTGATCAGGGATATAACCATTCCAGTAAATGGTTCCCTTGGTGGAGTGGTTCCGAATAAAAAGAACAATAACCTCTATATGATCCAGACCTATGAGCAGTATATACACAACCCAGCAAACAACTACCTCAGCAAGATAACCTATCTGGCACATGGCAATGCGGGCGATTTTAGTTATAGAAGCGGTGAAGAGGAGATTATCTATGCTTTTGATACCGATAACTGGCTGCAGATACTGGATTATAAGAACGGCAAAACGCTGCTTACTTTCCCAACAATAAATGAGCTTTATTATGGTAAACCAATATCTACCACTAACGGCAGGTATTTAGTTAATTTTGGCAACTTTACCTTGTTCAGGTTTGATACAGAACTGTTCACAGTAAAAGGCCAAATTAATAAAACCGCAGTCAAGACTGCTTTTGTTAAATAA
- a CDS encoding DUF4260 domain-containing protein, whose protein sequence is MNQQKVMDFTIRIEEAAITAIAIYFLTKYNLGLSVWLWVLLFFAPDLSMIGYLVNTRVGAFTYNLFHHRAVAIVLLAAGFAMHIDVLISIGLLLVAHSSFDRMLGYGLKFPDDFKHTSLGWTGK, encoded by the coding sequence ATGAATCAGCAAAAAGTGATGGATTTCACCATCAGAATTGAAGAAGCAGCCATAACTGCAATAGCTATTTATTTCTTAACGAAATATAATCTGGGATTATCGGTTTGGCTGTGGGTATTGCTATTTTTTGCGCCTGATCTTTCTATGATCGGTTACCTGGTGAATACCCGCGTAGGCGCTTTCACCTATAACTTATTTCATCATCGTGCGGTAGCAATAGTTCTGCTGGCAGCTGGTTTTGCGATGCACATAGATGTACTTATCTCCATAGGATTACTACTGGTTGCACATTCATCTTTTGACCGCATGCTGGGTTATGGTCTGAAATTTCCAGATGATTTTAAACATACAAGTTTGGGTTGGACAGGAAAATAA
- a CDS encoding Crp/Fnr family transcriptional regulator, producing the protein MNELESYIHHHFGISPDDCQKVSGLFKPEVIEKGNYFLRTGKFCNKLSFIESGILRVFVKLPEKEVTQWIGTAGYFITDLQGFMFRNASRFDIQALTPTRLFTIDYEAYLTMGRLVPKWHEFEKLFTGKCFVMMENRIMDLISLTAEDRYQKLLEHNRELFNQVPLQYLASMLGMTPETFSRIRRKMVS; encoded by the coding sequence ATGAACGAACTTGAAAGTTATATCCACCACCATTTCGGCATTAGTCCGGATGACTGTCAAAAAGTGAGCGGATTATTTAAACCCGAGGTAATTGAAAAGGGAAACTATTTCTTAAGAACAGGTAAATTCTGCAATAAACTTAGTTTTATAGAAAGTGGTATTTTAAGAGTTTTTGTAAAGCTGCCAGAAAAAGAAGTTACCCAATGGATAGGCACTGCCGGTTATTTCATCACAGATCTCCAGGGTTTCATGTTCAGGAATGCCTCTCGGTTTGATATCCAGGCACTCACACCAACGCGTTTGTTTACGATCGATTACGAAGCGTACTTAACGATGGGAAGACTGGTGCCCAAATGGCATGAATTTGAAAAACTGTTTACGGGTAAATGTTTTGTAATGATGGAGAACCGAATCATGGACCTCATTTCCCTGACCGCCGAAGACCGTTATCAAAAACTCTTAGAGCACAACCGTGAACTTTTTAATCAGGTACCGCTTCAATACCTGGCCTCTATGCTCGGCATGACACCTGAAACTTTCAGCCGGATACGGAGGAAAATGGTTTCTTGA